The Kutzneria kofuensis genome has a window encoding:
- a CDS encoding TetR/AcrR family transcriptional regulator → MSPVSKGVVPMRADARRNYERLLAEARVAFAEFGVDASLDEIARRAGVASGTLYRHFPTRLDLIEAVLAGQITELADLGRGLLAADDAFDALWTWLRATVTHALTYRGLAAAVMNSALDRENNLVSDLHAQLFEVGDALLTRARESGAVVAADAVDVLKMVGAIAWAAPDDSAQADRLLTLLMNGLRHDGT, encoded by the coding sequence GTGTCCCCGGTTAGCAAGGGTGTGGTGCCGATGCGGGCGGATGCCCGGCGCAACTACGAGCGGCTGCTGGCGGAGGCGCGCGTCGCGTTCGCCGAGTTCGGGGTGGACGCCTCGCTGGACGAGATCGCCCGGCGGGCGGGCGTGGCCAGCGGGACGCTGTACCGGCATTTCCCCACGCGGCTGGATCTCATCGAGGCGGTGCTGGCCGGGCAGATCACCGAGCTGGCCGACCTCGGACGCGGGTTGCTGGCGGCCGACGACGCCTTCGACGCGCTGTGGACATGGCTGCGCGCCACCGTCACGCACGCCCTGACGTATCGCGGCCTCGCCGCCGCGGTGATGAACTCCGCGCTCGATCGCGAGAACAACCTCGTGTCGGACCTGCATGCACAGCTGTTCGAGGTAGGGGACGCGTTGCTGACCCGGGCACGTGAATCGGGCGCAGTCGTCGCCGCGGACGCGGTCGACGTGCTGAAGATGGTCGGCGCCATCGCCTGGGCCGCCCCGGATGACTCGGCCCAGGCCGACCGTCTGCTCACGCTCCTGATGAACGGACTGCGCCATGACGGCACTTGA
- a CDS encoding nuclear transport factor 2 family protein, protein MALTEQDRIDINDLINRHGHLTDAGELHRAGELFTPDVTYDVTDFGLGSLHGIEALREAAEALGDANPVGHHVTNIVITSIDDHAARVRSKGIGIKADGTAGSVTYEDVVTRRPDGWRISHRKVVARRKAGPREVLDRFRRAAIDQSVEDMSALYAVDAVHEFPFTRPDLPSRLEGRDEIVRWTTAVWQSTAFKYDRYRTLAIHNTDDPNTIVVEQEAIGTSAAAGEFTLPNMVVLTARNGQIAHLRDYVNVLAAAAALGREL, encoded by the coding sequence ATGGCATTGACCGAGCAAGACCGGATCGACATCAACGACCTGATCAACCGGCACGGCCATCTCACCGACGCGGGCGAGCTGCACCGCGCCGGCGAGCTGTTCACCCCGGACGTCACCTACGACGTGACCGACTTCGGCCTCGGCTCGCTGCACGGGATCGAGGCGCTGCGGGAGGCCGCGGAAGCACTGGGCGACGCCAACCCGGTCGGACATCACGTCACCAACATCGTGATCACCTCGATCGACGACCACGCCGCCCGCGTCCGCTCCAAGGGCATCGGCATCAAGGCCGACGGAACCGCCGGCAGCGTCACCTACGAGGACGTCGTCACGCGCCGGCCCGACGGCTGGCGGATCAGCCACCGCAAGGTGGTCGCGAGGCGAAAGGCCGGCCCGCGCGAGGTGCTGGACCGCTTCCGCCGGGCCGCCATCGACCAGTCCGTCGAGGACATGAGCGCGCTGTACGCGGTCGACGCGGTCCACGAATTCCCGTTCACCCGGCCGGATCTGCCGTCCCGACTGGAAGGCCGGGACGAGATCGTGCGCTGGACGACCGCGGTGTGGCAGTCCACTGCGTTCAAGTACGACCGCTACCGCACCCTGGCCATCCACAACACCGACGACCCCAACACGATCGTCGTCGAGCAGGAGGCCATCGGCACCAGCGCGGCCGCCGGAGAGTTCACGCTGCCCAACATGGTCGTGCTGACCGCCCGCAACGGGCAGATCGCGCATCTGCGCGACTACGTCAACGTCCTGGCGGCCGCGGCCGCCCTGGGACGGGAGCTGTGA
- a CDS encoding nitroreductase family protein, which yields MEFQDVVRRRRMVRKFTDEPVAEESIRRIMSNALRGPSAGFSQGQAFLVLQGDDVKRFSDVVQLWTSETAKAAPVVVIPFAVKDVYLDRYAQEDKGWTDRSEDHWPVPFWYIDTGMAVLLILQTVVDEGLGAVYFGIGREDFDRLRTEFGVPASHEPIGAIAIGHDADAKVSEGASPNTRKRKPQTETVHYGQW from the coding sequence ATGGAATTCCAGGACGTCGTGCGGCGCCGGCGCATGGTGCGCAAGTTCACCGACGAGCCGGTGGCCGAGGAGAGCATCCGCCGGATCATGAGCAACGCGCTGCGCGGGCCGTCGGCCGGATTCTCGCAGGGCCAGGCGTTTCTGGTGCTGCAGGGCGACGACGTCAAGCGGTTCAGCGACGTGGTCCAGCTCTGGACGTCGGAGACGGCCAAGGCGGCGCCGGTGGTGGTGATCCCGTTCGCCGTCAAGGACGTCTATCTCGACCGGTACGCCCAGGAGGACAAGGGCTGGACGGACCGCAGTGAGGACCACTGGCCGGTGCCGTTCTGGTACATCGACACCGGCATGGCGGTGCTGCTGATCCTGCAGACCGTGGTGGACGAGGGCCTCGGCGCCGTGTACTTCGGCATCGGCCGGGAGGACTTCGACCGGCTGCGCACGGAATTCGGGGTGCCGGCGAGCCACGAGCCGATCGGCGCGATCGCCATCGGTCACGACGCCGACGCCAAGGTCTCCGAGGGGGCCTCGCCGAACACGCGCAAGCGCAAGCCGCAGACCGAGACCGTCCACTACGGACAGTGGTGA
- a CDS encoding 2OG-Fe(II) oxygenase: MGKYEKRVAAADWAAATAELDDYGCALLPRLLTPAECARIIALWQAPERFRAEVNLRRHRFGDNGDYRYFAEPFPDAVQELRQALYPRLLPIARDWYARLGRDAEWPDTLDEWLRVCHDAGQTRPTPILLRYETGGWNALHRDLYGDKVFPLQVVINLDAPGEDHTGGEFLLVEQRPRAQSRGTATLIPQGHGLVFTTRDRPVRSSRGWSASPVRHGVSAVRSGHRHTLGLVFHDAA, from the coding sequence ATGGGCAAGTACGAGAAGCGCGTCGCCGCGGCGGACTGGGCGGCGGCGACCGCCGAACTCGACGACTACGGCTGCGCGCTGCTGCCGCGGCTGCTCACCCCGGCCGAGTGCGCGAGGATCATCGCGTTGTGGCAGGCCCCGGAGCGCTTTCGTGCGGAGGTGAACCTGCGGCGGCACCGGTTCGGCGACAACGGCGACTACCGCTACTTCGCCGAGCCGTTCCCCGACGCCGTCCAGGAGTTGCGGCAGGCGCTGTACCCGCGGCTGCTGCCCATCGCGCGGGACTGGTACGCGCGGCTGGGCCGTGACGCCGAATGGCCGGACACGCTGGACGAGTGGCTGCGGGTCTGCCACGACGCCGGGCAGACCCGGCCGACGCCGATCCTGCTGCGCTACGAGACCGGCGGCTGGAACGCGCTGCACCGGGATCTGTACGGGGACAAGGTGTTCCCGCTGCAGGTCGTGATCAACCTCGACGCGCCCGGCGAGGACCACACCGGCGGCGAGTTCCTGCTGGTCGAGCAGCGGCCGCGGGCCCAGTCGCGCGGTACCGCCACGCTCATCCCCCAAGGACACGGCCTGGTGTTCACCACCCGCGACCGCCCGGTGCGGTCGTCACGCGGCTGGTCGGCCTCGCCGGTACGGCACGGCGTGTCGGCGGTCCGCTCCGGCCACCGACACACCCTGGGGCTGGTCTTCCACGACGCCGCGTGA